The Seleniivibrio woodruffii region ATCAATAACTCGACGATAAACAGTCTTATGAAGACCATTAGTCCACATTCCCCATTCACAATTAACACATGCTGCCATGTAGCTTTTTAATTGCTCTAATCCATTGTCTTTGTCGTCCGGCTTAACGTCTTCTTTTTTACATTCAATAATAATAGAAATATTGTGTTGGTCGTTTTGCTCTTCTGGAGAGAGGCTATTAGGAAAGATAACAATGTCCGCTCTTTTTTTACCAGACCCCATTTGCATCGTATATTCAACCTTAATACGATCTTTTGAATATTTATGCTCATTGACCAAACGTTTTTCGACTGTTTGTCTTACATATTCTTCGGGAGTATCATTTCTAAAAGTACCGTCTATATAGTCTTTAATCTTCCCTTCAGGGATAGAAATAACAAGATTACTCATTAATAAGACTCCGTTTTTAATAGTTAAGTTTTATTATGACATTCGGCGTATTTATTGTAAAGATTAAATCAATTATCCTGATGGCACAGCCTCAGTCAGCTTATTCATCAGATACCGATTGATTTCCTTCTGCGTTCCTTCCCAGAGCGCACCGTCCTTGATTGGGAAGTATAGTCTTGCCGGAAGCGCCACGCTCCTGTCTCTGCCCGCCTTTCCGCCGAACTGTTGTATAGCGGCGCAGAAAAGGGACTCCTCAATTAGAAGAGGCTCTTGTATCGTTAGGAGATAGCACAGAGCAGCTTTATGATATTGTTAATAGTGCAAAAGAAAATGAAATTGAATTTTCTCTTCTATTTACATCACCACCTTACTATTCAGTTACTAATTATCATGCTGATCAATGGTTGAGGTTATGGCTATTAGGTGAATCAAATGGCCCACACAGTATAAATAATAAAACGATTCACACTGGTAGATTTGATGATAATAGAATATTACAATCTTCTCGATACAGTATTCATGAATTGCGCTAAAATCATGAAAGAAAAAAATACAGTATATGCAAGAACAGACAAAAGAGAATTTACATTTCAATCTACATTGGAAATTCTTAAGAAACATTTTCCTAAGCATGCAGTTAATATAATTGAAAAACCATTATCTGAAAAAAGCAAAACACAAACAAAACTTTTTGGAGACAAAACACTAAAACCAGGAGAGGTTGACATAATATTGACTAACGCTTAAATCAGCATTTAGGAATTTTTCCAACCTTAGCGAATTCTAATTGTGACGCAAATATGGCGCAAATGATTTTTTAATAACCTTATTTACACAATATTACAAATATTATATAAAATAGCACATTTGGATTCCTAATCCAGAGGCCGCATGTTCGAGTCATGCCGGGGGCGTTTGTTTTTTATCAATAACTTGCCTGATTATCAGCAAGTTATATAAGTTGTTTTAACAAACTAAAATCGTTCAAAACCGTTCAATTTCGTTCAAAATTTGAAGCATTTGCTTCAAGAATGCTTCAAGTGTTTGAAGCAGTGGTTTTTTTCTAAGCCTATTCCAGACGCTCTATTTCCTGGCATCAAAGACAAGACAACATACTAATAATAAAGAATAATCACGAAAACAACCTAATAAAAACCTTTGTTAACAAAATTGATACTTTCTCTATAATCAGGCAGAATCAGCAGAATAGCTTATATGCAAATTAGTTACATCAATGTTCCTATATTTCTTTAAGCCTGTTCGCAATAACCAATAATGACTGCATAACACTTTGCTCATCAACTGGCTGTCCATAAACCAAGCCCATAAATTCATGCTCATAAGTATCTACAAGTTTTGTCCAGACCGTAACGGTATCTGAAAATATCAACGCTTCCTCAAAAGGATGTTCAAGCCATTCATTGTTGTTTCTGTAGCTTCTTTTATCATCCTCTCTAACTTTAAGCATCATCTCACGAAATTGGTCAGAATGCAGAAACTGTACGATTTCCTCCCTTTGTAAAAGCATATGGATGTCATAGGTATGCCTGATCTTCATTTTCAAATCCTGATTTGGATCTGCACTGTATGAAAAACGAATCAGGCTCATGATTTTCTCGCAGAAGGTTCTTTCAAGACAAAGAGCATTAACAACAAATGGAGTCATTTCATACTCGGCAATCAATGCATCCTGCTGTCTGGCTTTCATCATCTGAGCAATATACGATTCAATCTGTACTTCTGTTTTAGGTTCAAAGTAACCAAGCCAAGTGGCTTCTATTACTATATAATCCCTGACCTGCCCAAAATCTCCTTTCAATGTCTTGGGATAGGAGTGGCATGTTTTTCTGTTCATACCTCTTTTGACAGTAACACCATCGACATCAATTTCTTCAAGTATGCCGGATACTATATTACTGACTGCTCTTAGTTTTTTGTTTTTACTGTTATCCGACTCAGCCTCGTCATAACTTATAACCAGATCAATATCTTCCGAAAAACGCTCTATTACACCAAAACACTTGGATAAAGATGTTCCACCTTTAAAAACAACATAGTCCTTCGCTTCAGCCGTGAATATAGCTTCAAGCACCAAAGT contains the following coding sequences:
- a CDS encoding nucleotidyl transferase AbiEii/AbiGii toxin family protein codes for the protein MMGIREVYVEKDYWVTLVLEAIFTAEAKDYVVFKGGTSLSKCFGVIERFSEDIDLVISYDEAESDNSKNKKLRAVSNIVSGILEEIDVDGVTVKRGMNRKTCHSYPKTLKGDFGQVRDYIVIEATWLGYFEPKTEVQIESYIAQMMKARQQDALIAEYEMTPFVVNALCLERTFCEKIMSLIRFSYSADPNQDLKMKIRHTYDIHMLLQREEIVQFLHSDQFREMMLKVREDDKRSYRNNNEWLEHPFEEALIFSDTVTVWTKLVDTYEHEFMGLVYGQPVDEQSVMQSLLVIANRLKEI